In one Methylocaldum szegediense genomic region, the following are encoded:
- a CDS encoding cation-translocating P-type ATPase, with protein sequence MSWHSLSIDRTLEELRTRAEGLSGDEARRRLAEHGPNEICKGRNISPLRIFLAQFNDFLIYLLLAAAVLSVAVGFLPGSEPEYTEAALILLIVLANGIFGFVQDYRAEKAMQSLRKLATPEARVLRDGKKVTLRAAELVPGDVILIGQGNRIPADARLLEAHSLETTEASLTGESATVAKQRAPVDEDAPLAQRSNMVFMNTDAVRGRAKAVVVATGMDTEVGAIAAEIERAEQPRTPFQEEVDRLGKQIGYGILGLIGAVASVQYFFTETGLLTIILVAVTLAVAAVPEGLPAVVTLALALGSQRMIRQNALVRRLSVVESLGSVDAILTDKTGTLTENQMTVKRLYFSSRVYEVTGEGTKPEGDFRLDGKPVPAEALEPLLVCGAVANDAERSEESGKAGYSGDPTEVALLVAAAKAGIDPEAERLHEVPFSSERKRMTVIAKKKSSRRWPI encoded by the coding sequence ATGAGCTGGCACAGTCTATCCATAGACCGGACTCTTGAAGAGCTGAGGACGCGGGCGGAAGGCCTTTCCGGCGACGAGGCCCGGCGCCGTCTCGCCGAACACGGTCCCAACGAGATCTGTAAAGGACGGAACATCTCGCCGCTTAGAATTTTCCTAGCCCAGTTCAACGATTTCCTGATCTATCTCTTGCTCGCGGCGGCGGTTCTCTCGGTCGCCGTGGGTTTTCTGCCTGGCTCGGAGCCCGAATACACCGAAGCCGCGCTCATTCTGCTCATCGTGTTGGCCAACGGGATTTTCGGCTTCGTGCAGGACTACCGGGCCGAGAAAGCGATGCAGTCGCTCCGGAAGCTCGCCACGCCCGAAGCGCGTGTGCTCAGAGATGGAAAAAAGGTCACGCTGCGGGCGGCCGAACTCGTTCCGGGCGATGTGATCCTAATCGGCCAGGGCAACCGGATTCCGGCCGACGCCCGTTTACTCGAGGCGCATAGCCTGGAAACGACCGAAGCCTCGCTGACCGGGGAAAGCGCGACGGTAGCCAAACAGCGAGCCCCGGTGGACGAAGACGCGCCTTTGGCCCAGCGCAGCAATATGGTGTTCATGAACACCGATGCGGTGAGAGGACGGGCCAAGGCCGTGGTGGTGGCCACGGGCATGGACACGGAGGTGGGCGCCATCGCTGCCGAGATCGAGAGGGCCGAACAGCCGAGAACGCCGTTCCAAGAGGAGGTCGACCGCCTGGGAAAGCAGATCGGATACGGCATTCTGGGTTTAATTGGGGCCGTAGCATCCGTTCAGTACTTTTTCACCGAGACCGGACTCCTCACCATCATCCTAGTGGCCGTCACCCTGGCCGTGGCCGCTGTACCCGAGGGTCTGCCCGCTGTGGTGACGCTCGCCCTCGCTCTGGGTTCGCAAAGAATGATCAGGCAGAACGCCCTGGTTCGGCGGCTTTCGGTGGTGGAGAGCCTGGGCTCGGTGGACGCGATCCTGACCGACAAGACGGGCACGCTCACGGAAAACCAGATGACCGTCAAAAGGCTTTATTTCTCCAGCCGGGTCTACGAGGTGACGGGAGAAGGCACGAAACCGGAGGGCGATTTCCGCCTGGACGGCAAACCCGTGCCCGCCGAGGCGCTGGAACCGCTCTTGGTATGCGGGGCCGTCGCCAACGATGCGGAACGTAGCGAGGAGTCCGGAAAGGCAGGCTATTCCGGCGATCCCACGGAAGTCGCCCTCCTGGTCGCGGCCGCTAAGGCCGGCATAGACCCCGAGGCGGAACGCTTACACGAGGTTCCTTTCTCATCCGAGCGCAAGCGGATGACGGTGATCGCAAAAAAAAAGAGCAGCCGTCGATGGCCTATATGA
- a CDS encoding SDR family oxidoreductase, whose protein sequence is MTPGLLLVSLLRRGTVMRGRIEDTVTVITGASSGIGRAAALAFVRAGGAVVVAARREEALEELALECEAAGGQALAVPVDVTDAQAVEALARRAVETFGRVDFWINNAAVSLFGRFEATPAADFRRVIETNLLGCVHGARAILPRFREQGDGVLVNVSSGVGKMPQPFANAYVISKHGIVALSDCLRQELWDMPDIHVVTVLPPATDTPLFQQAGNYMGRAAEPMWPVYDPETIARAIVSAALAPRREVIVGPNIRAAIVAWRIVPGLFDRLAARVVEAKHFQDRVVPPTSGNLFEPMPESASVHGGWKRPRQRPSIAWMALAGARGMGVGYGFAGRGRRPR, encoded by the coding sequence ATGACGCCGGGTCTGCTTCTAGTAAGCCTGTTGCGTAGAGGAACAGTCATGCGGGGCAGGATCGAGGATACCGTTACCGTGATCACCGGTGCTTCGAGCGGTATCGGCAGAGCCGCGGCGCTGGCGTTCGTACGGGCGGGCGGGGCGGTGGTCGTCGCCGCGCGCCGTGAGGAGGCGCTCGAGGAGTTGGCGCTGGAGTGTGAGGCGGCTGGCGGGCAGGCATTGGCCGTGCCGGTCGATGTGACCGACGCGCAGGCGGTCGAAGCTCTGGCGCGACGGGCCGTCGAAACCTTCGGGCGGGTGGATTTCTGGATCAATAATGCGGCGGTGAGTCTCTTCGGTCGTTTCGAGGCAACCCCGGCTGCGGATTTCCGGCGGGTGATCGAGACCAACCTCTTGGGCTGTGTCCACGGCGCACGGGCGATTCTGCCGCGGTTCCGGGAGCAAGGAGACGGTGTGCTCGTCAATGTCTCTTCGGGGGTCGGCAAGATGCCCCAGCCATTCGCCAACGCTTACGTCATTAGCAAACACGGCATCGTCGCGCTGTCCGATTGCCTACGGCAGGAGCTTTGGGACATGCCGGACATCCATGTTGTCACGGTGCTCCCGCCGGCGACCGACACGCCCCTGTTTCAACAGGCCGGCAATTACATGGGACGCGCGGCCGAACCCATGTGGCCGGTCTATGACCCCGAAACAATTGCCCGAGCCATCGTATCGGCCGCGCTCGCGCCGCGCCGAGAGGTCATCGTGGGTCCCAACATCAGGGCAGCGATCGTTGCCTGGCGGATCGTGCCCGGCCTATTCGACCGATTGGCGGCTCGGGTGGTCGAAGCGAAGCACTTTCAAGACCGCGTCGTTCCACCGACATCAGGCAATCTGTTCGAACCCATGCCGGAATCTGCGAGTGTGCACGGCGGTTGGAAAAGACCCCGGCAAAGACCGTCGATCGCCTGGATGGCGCTGGCGGGAGCGCGGGGGATGGGTGTGGGTTACGGATTTGCCGGACGCGGAAGGCGGCCGCGATGA
- a CDS encoding four-helix bundle copper-binding protein: MNAIQEMLKAHPHPAVMGRGVDMGLLSQTASELFDCAQACTACADACVGEDQVQELKRCIRMCMDCADICEATGRLVSRETESDMRMMRSQLQACATACGICAEECERHASRHEHCRICGESCRRCEQACNKLASAITM, translated from the coding sequence ATGAACGCGATCCAGGAAATGCTGAAAGCGCATCCGCACCCGGCCGTGATGGGGCGGGGCGTGGACATGGGATTGTTGTCCCAAACGGCAAGCGAACTGTTCGATTGCGCGCAAGCGTGCACGGCATGTGCCGACGCTTGCGTCGGCGAGGATCAGGTGCAGGAACTCAAGCGATGTATTCGGATGTGCATGGATTGCGCGGACATCTGCGAGGCGACAGGCCGGCTCGTTTCGCGCGAGACCGAATCGGACATGAGGATGATGCGCAGCCAGTTGCAAGCTTGCGCGACAGCCTGCGGAATCTGCGCCGAAGAGTGCGAGCGGCATGCCTCTCGTCACGAACACTGCCGCATTTGCGGTGAGTCGTGCCGCCGTTGCGAGCAAGCCTGCAACAAGCTGGCAAGCGCGATCACCATGTAA
- a CDS encoding copper-translocating P-type ATPase — protein sequence MRHHTHSEPQAAPARHAHAHHHENHQAEHHHHAAMVADFRHRFWFSVVLTVPILALSPMIQDWLGLEESLAFPGSMYVLFGLSTAVYLYGGRLFIRGLFDELRQLQPGMMTLISLAISVAYFYSSAVVFGLPGEVFFWELATLIDVMLLGHWIEMRSVIGASGALDALVRLMPTEAHRLRENGEVEEVPVTELKPGDRVLVKPGEKIPTDGLIVEGRSSLNESMLTGESKPVTRQKGDEAIGGAMNGEGALVLEIRKTGAETYLAQVVEMVRQAQASRSRAQDLANRAAQWLTYIALSVGTLTLVVWLLLGQSFAFALERSVTVMVITCPHALGLAVPLVVAVSTSLAALNGLLIRNRAAFERARNLQAIVFDKTGTLTEGRFGVSDVVPLADIDEAELLRLAASLEQQSEHPIALGIVRAAEERGILLTKPEEFRNLTGRGAEARIEGRMIRVVSPGYVEEQGFDIRDERLTELAGQGKTVVYVTDDDRVLGAIALADVVRPESFEAIARLKAMNIRCLMLTGDSRAVAAHVAAQLGMDDFFAEVLPHEKADKIREVKSQGLTVAMVGDGVNDAPALVEADLGIAIGAGTDVAIESADIILVHSNPLDVAATLGLSRATYGKMVQNLLWATGYNAVAIPLAAGIAAPFGWVLSPAIGAALMSLSTVIVAINAKLLERYRGQSSGQTRTD from the coding sequence ATGAGACATCACACCCATTCCGAGCCGCAAGCCGCGCCCGCCCGGCATGCACACGCCCATCACCACGAGAACCATCAAGCGGAGCATCACCACCACGCGGCGATGGTGGCCGACTTTCGCCACCGCTTCTGGTTTTCGGTGGTTCTGACCGTTCCCATCCTGGCCCTTTCGCCCATGATCCAGGACTGGCTGGGTCTCGAGGAGAGCCTGGCCTTTCCGGGATCGATGTATGTTCTTTTCGGTCTCTCGACGGCCGTTTATCTCTATGGCGGCCGGCTCTTCATCCGCGGATTGTTCGACGAGCTTCGGCAGCTTCAGCCTGGCATGATGACGCTGATCTCGCTAGCGATTAGCGTGGCCTATTTCTATTCGAGCGCGGTGGTGTTCGGACTTCCGGGCGAGGTATTTTTCTGGGAGCTGGCGACCCTGATCGACGTCATGTTGCTCGGCCATTGGATCGAGATGAGGTCGGTCATAGGCGCTTCCGGCGCTTTGGATGCCCTGGTACGGCTGATGCCCACCGAAGCGCATCGGCTACGGGAAAACGGCGAAGTCGAAGAGGTGCCGGTTACCGAACTCAAACCCGGCGACCGGGTGCTGGTCAAGCCGGGCGAAAAAATCCCGACCGATGGCCTCATCGTCGAAGGCCGTTCGAGCCTCAACGAATCCATGCTGACCGGCGAATCCAAGCCCGTCACCCGCCAGAAAGGGGACGAAGCCATCGGCGGTGCGATGAACGGTGAAGGTGCGCTGGTGCTGGAAATACGAAAGACTGGTGCGGAAACCTATCTGGCGCAGGTCGTCGAAATGGTCCGGCAGGCTCAGGCTTCTCGTTCGCGGGCGCAGGATTTGGCGAACCGCGCCGCCCAGTGGCTGACTTATATCGCCCTCTCGGTCGGGACCCTGACCCTGGTCGTCTGGCTTCTGCTGGGCCAATCTTTCGCGTTCGCCCTGGAGCGCAGCGTAACCGTGATGGTCATCACCTGTCCGCATGCCCTGGGGCTCGCCGTACCGTTGGTGGTGGCGGTGAGCACTTCGCTGGCTGCCCTGAACGGTCTTCTCATCCGAAACCGGGCCGCTTTCGAGCGCGCCCGGAATCTGCAGGCGATCGTGTTCGACAAGACCGGCACCCTAACCGAAGGCCGCTTCGGCGTATCGGATGTGGTGCCGCTGGCGGATATCGACGAAGCGGAATTGCTGCGGCTGGCAGCCTCGCTGGAGCAGCAATCGGAACACCCGATCGCCCTGGGCATCGTCCGGGCGGCGGAGGAGCGCGGCATCCTTCTGACTAAGCCTGAGGAATTCCGGAACCTGACCGGCCGCGGCGCGGAAGCGCGGATCGAAGGTCGTATGATTCGGGTCGTCAGTCCTGGGTATGTCGAGGAGCAGGGATTTGACATTCGCGACGAGCGTTTAACCGAACTGGCGGGGCAGGGCAAGACTGTGGTCTATGTGACGGATGACGACCGGGTGCTCGGCGCCATCGCGCTGGCCGATGTGGTCCGTCCGGAATCCTTTGAAGCGATTGCGCGGCTCAAGGCCATGAACATCCGCTGCCTCATGCTCACCGGTGACAGCCGGGCGGTCGCAGCACATGTGGCCGCGCAACTCGGGATGGACGATTTCTTCGCCGAGGTTCTGCCCCACGAGAAGGCGGATAAGATCCGCGAGGTTAAATCCCAAGGTTTGACCGTCGCCATGGTAGGCGACGGGGTCAACGACGCACCGGCCCTGGTCGAGGCCGATCTCGGCATCGCCATCGGCGCCGGCACAGACGTGGCCATCGAATCGGCCGACATCATTCTGGTGCACAGCAACCCGCTCGACGTGGCCGCCACGCTCGGCCTATCCCGCGCCACCTACGGCAAGATGGTCCAGAACCTTCTATGGGCCACCGGCTACAACGCCGTGGCCATCCCCCTCGCGGCCGGTATCGCGGCGCCGTTCGGCTGGGTGCTGTCGCCGGCAATCGGGGCGGCGCTCATGTCCCTCAGCACCGTGATCGTCGCGATCAACGCCAAGCTTCTGGAGCGCTATCGCGGCCAGTCGTCTGGCCAGACGCGTACGGATTGA
- a CDS encoding FG-GAP repeat domain-containing protein: MSDLLQGRRRLLPVDDLVVTSQIDAVNNVVLQTSNSSISAQLPYAITGSEVPSFVTAVGRMFNLPRDVIVTMTDGLINIRDQDPAGFVTKGFSVSGNPRGMAMADFNGDGFADIALLTADAVGSTSGLLRIVTASDVNNLDAGLFVSNGIGPEFVNFNIDISIAAGDFNGDGKAEVAIAQASPLNGGELLIYVFEVVTNPDGTIANQALRQVAASTVAINGVAETALTAGDYDGVLNANGLPDAELVIAYRFGANLAMNSIDVAPDTNNPGSYQLIPRGNTLLSTVLDSDSNAVAGLASGRLDWFGDTDQLVVAFNSQGAGIIGVFSFDNDLNFRAGGGSSQSPLMAMALGNYAQILGQNDPPNLQIAVVMADSESSLQLIINRVDPSNNFSVSAVSQTQILQGSSPSEIDEILMVSGDTQGRSLLLGPPERVTVVSHIQPDTILGLPPMHVDWITPVGGSAPEVLNISVFPNTFNAQYNFQDTTGTQASRKKTTSYTVATKESAEEKITYGIPGIDSVSATLKESATQTHQNTVAKTFNTYQGNSFRLSAQTVFDDRVAATADRFNLYSYPVIGHCVPLSGAQPLDGCPADMAPLHVQFSGPDNIVYIDLAEGAAIEWYQPVHEPGNVLSYPGSLSLLQANQPAATPLQLQSAGNDFWDSQSPEQVSVTWSEGGGQSVTSGSVSTHTFDTSVSVSGSANIEGFGLSGSASFDYNLSQSVSTLNTTSSTFSESTGVIVNRGIPGGPTSQSTYLYQGQSFIFGQMAPLGTIQDDLATGTTIQAQGFLAVGFAANPLSTGTIQSGDWWKQAYIAAPDVALNHPQRWLQKAPTGTNPQQVWFNCPVGFTSSQTSPACTPTQQTPTPANVSVASFYQMKGLFVTPGTAIGGPQITMATQGETVTLQARVYNYSLANMPTGTTVHVRFYAQPWDATAGRFQSLPDNPDAFAPAILIGEDQLGPIPAFCGGAQGDVDPCADDGAPQNWVYAQATWDTSTVEANTDWKFWVVVWMEENGQLVPEIQDHGLRAIPASSLNSLADVAVETYSNNLGFYNQTFHVASAPSEEPSEGLAAQEGRVLTIDRVEVPSDKVLLHQPVTIRAIHRGDSSHFDSVHAFFYDGDPEQGGVLFDHEIIPRIRANDVFTASVSYKPTTCGTHEIFVRSIPADGSTEPVIATATLKVTTDVHAELVSLANAIVTADLPHGLEKGLLAQIKAVQKLADWGKVAAARSLLAALKHEIKALSKKTISPKTTAPWLEEVDLILDCINN, translated from the coding sequence GTGAGCGACCTTCTACAGGGGCGGCGCCGGTTGCTGCCGGTGGACGACCTCGTGGTCACGAGCCAGATAGACGCCGTCAATAACGTGGTTCTGCAGACCAGCAATTCGTCGATCAGCGCGCAACTTCCGTATGCCATCACAGGTAGCGAGGTTCCGTCTTTCGTCACCGCAGTGGGACGAATGTTTAATCTGCCGCGCGATGTGATCGTCACGATGACGGACGGGTTGATCAACATACGGGATCAAGACCCTGCCGGCTTCGTCACCAAGGGATTTTCGGTTTCCGGCAACCCCCGGGGCATGGCCATGGCGGACTTCAACGGAGACGGATTCGCCGATATCGCGCTACTCACTGCCGATGCGGTCGGCAGCACGAGCGGGCTGCTGCGCATTGTCACGGCCAGCGACGTCAATAATCTCGATGCCGGTCTGTTTGTCAGCAACGGAATCGGTCCCGAATTCGTCAATTTCAACATCGATATTTCGATCGCCGCAGGCGATTTCAACGGGGACGGGAAGGCGGAGGTCGCCATCGCACAGGCGAGTCCGCTCAACGGCGGCGAGCTTCTGATATATGTCTTCGAAGTGGTCACGAACCCGGACGGCACGATTGCGAATCAAGCGCTTCGACAGGTGGCCGCCTCGACGGTTGCCATCAACGGAGTCGCCGAGACCGCGCTGACGGCGGGCGACTATGACGGTGTACTCAACGCCAACGGTCTTCCCGACGCTGAGTTGGTCATCGCCTATCGTTTTGGCGCCAACCTGGCTATGAACTCCATCGACGTCGCGCCGGATACCAATAATCCCGGTAGCTATCAGTTGATCCCCAGGGGAAACACGCTTTTATCGACCGTCCTTGACAGTGATTCCAACGCCGTCGCCGGCCTCGCGAGCGGCCGACTGGACTGGTTCGGCGACACCGATCAACTCGTGGTGGCGTTCAACTCGCAGGGCGCCGGCATAATCGGTGTTTTTTCGTTCGACAATGATCTCAACTTTCGCGCAGGCGGAGGGAGCTCACAATCGCCGCTCATGGCCATGGCCTTAGGTAATTATGCGCAAATTCTTGGACAGAACGACCCTCCCAACCTGCAGATCGCGGTAGTCATGGCGGATTCTGAGAGTTCGCTCCAACTGATCATCAATCGGGTGGACCCTAGCAACAACTTTTCCGTGTCAGCGGTATCGCAGACGCAAATTCTGCAGGGATCGTCGCCATCCGAAATCGACGAGATTCTCATGGTCTCCGGCGACACCCAAGGGCGGTCCTTGTTGCTGGGGCCGCCCGAGAGGGTAACCGTGGTCTCTCATATCCAGCCCGACACCATTCTCGGCCTTCCGCCTATGCACGTGGACTGGATCACCCCGGTCGGCGGGTCGGCGCCCGAAGTGCTCAACATTTCGGTTTTCCCGAATACCTTCAATGCCCAATACAACTTCCAGGACACCACGGGCACCCAGGCGAGCCGCAAGAAAACGACGAGCTATACGGTGGCGACCAAGGAATCCGCGGAGGAAAAGATCACGTACGGCATCCCTGGGATCGACAGCGTTAGCGCTACCCTCAAGGAGTCCGCGACGCAGACCCATCAGAATACGGTTGCCAAAACATTTAACACTTACCAGGGCAACTCCTTCAGATTGTCGGCGCAGACGGTGTTCGACGATCGGGTAGCGGCCACGGCTGACCGATTCAACCTCTACAGCTATCCGGTTATCGGCCACTGCGTCCCCCTCAGCGGCGCGCAGCCACTGGACGGTTGTCCAGCCGACATGGCTCCTCTACACGTGCAGTTTTCGGGACCCGACAACATCGTCTACATCGATCTCGCCGAAGGTGCTGCCATCGAGTGGTATCAGCCGGTACACGAACCCGGAAACGTGCTGTCCTATCCGGGAAGTCTCAGCCTGCTCCAAGCGAATCAGCCGGCGGCCACTCCGCTGCAGCTTCAATCGGCCGGCAACGATTTCTGGGATTCGCAGTCGCCGGAGCAAGTGTCCGTAACCTGGAGCGAGGGCGGAGGTCAAAGCGTAACCAGCGGATCGGTCAGCACGCACACCTTCGATACCTCGGTGAGCGTTTCAGGCAGTGCCAATATCGAGGGATTTGGTCTCAGCGGCAGCGCGAGCTTCGACTATAACCTGAGCCAGTCGGTGAGCACCCTGAATACGACGTCTAGCACCTTCTCCGAGTCCACCGGGGTGATCGTCAATCGCGGAATTCCGGGCGGACCGACCAGCCAGAGCACCTATCTCTATCAGGGACAGAGCTTCATATTCGGCCAGATGGCCCCGCTCGGCACCATCCAAGACGATCTCGCGACCGGTACCACCATTCAGGCCCAGGGCTTCCTTGCCGTCGGATTCGCCGCGAATCCGCTGAGCACCGGAACCATCCAGTCCGGCGACTGGTGGAAGCAGGCCTATATCGCCGCTCCGGACGTGGCCCTGAACCATCCGCAGCGTTGGCTTCAAAAAGCGCCGACGGGCACCAATCCGCAGCAGGTTTGGTTTAATTGTCCCGTGGGCTTCACGTCCTCGCAGACCTCGCCGGCCTGCACCCCGACTCAGCAGACACCGACTCCGGCCAATGTTTCGGTTGCGAGCTTTTATCAAATGAAGGGTCTGTTCGTGACCCCTGGTACTGCTATTGGTGGGCCGCAGATCACCATGGCCACTCAGGGTGAGACGGTGACCCTCCAGGCTCGGGTGTACAACTACAGTTTGGCGAATATGCCGACAGGCACCACCGTCCACGTCCGGTTCTATGCCCAGCCTTGGGATGCCACCGCCGGCCGGTTCCAGAGCCTTCCAGATAATCCCGATGCCTTTGCCCCGGCAATTCTGATTGGAGAGGACCAACTGGGGCCGATCCCAGCCTTCTGCGGCGGGGCGCAGGGCGATGTTGATCCCTGCGCGGACGATGGTGCGCCGCAGAATTGGGTCTACGCACAAGCTACCTGGGACACGAGTACGGTCGAAGCGAATACCGACTGGAAATTCTGGGTCGTCGTCTGGATGGAGGAGAACGGACAGCTGGTTCCAGAAATCCAGGATCATGGTCTCAGGGCGATCCCGGCGAGTTCCCTGAACTCTCTGGCCGATGTGGCTGTTGAGACCTACAGCAACAACCTGGGTTTCTACAATCAGACGTTCCATGTGGCATCCGCTCCTAGCGAGGAGCCATCCGAGGGGCTTGCGGCGCAGGAAGGCAGGGTGCTGACCATCGACCGGGTGGAGGTTCCCTCGGACAAAGTGCTGCTGCATCAGCCGGTGACAATCCGGGCTATCCATAGAGGCGATTCTTCTCACTTCGACTCGGTCCACGCCTTCTTCTACGATGGTGATCCGGAACAGGGCGGCGTGCTATTCGATCACGAGATTATCCCGAGGATCCGGGCAAATGATGTCTTTACTGCGTCTGTGTCCTATAAGCCCACCACCTGTGGGACACACGAGATCTTCGTTCGGAGCATTCCCGCGGACGGCTCGACGGAGCCAGTTATAGCGACGGCCACGCTCAAGGTAACCACCGACGTCCACGCCGAGCTCGTCTCGCTGGCGAATGCGATTGTAACGGCCGATTTGCCACACGGGCTCGAGAAGGGCCTCTTGGCTCAGATCAAAGCGGTTCAAAAACTTGCCGACTGGGGGAAAGTTGCTGCGGCCCGGTCGCTCCTGGCTGCTTTGAAGCACGAGATCAAGGCGCTGAGCAAAAAGACAATTTCGCCGAAAACCACGGCGCCTTGGCTGGAAGAAGTGGACCTGATCCTCGATTGCATCAACAATTGA
- a CDS encoding alpha/beta fold hydrolase produces the protein MSEHGSSDSAIRPGLGINLEPSFFEPMDRFRRELGVWLDRAGLGPEESPFRTVLSEPGLTLRNYDPEPRAGPVLLIVPAPIKRAYIWDLLPQASVVRRGLENGLSVYLAYWEHPGRDGLAFGLGDYAERFMLDCVSAIEKEKGNGSVFLAGHSLGGTLAALFAALHPECVRGLILLGAPLHFGPDVGALDRWIAKAPPAQYLTAVMTPVAGSLLSGWSLAADPLTFGWRRVWDGIRSLADPSAQRTYLAVERWACEEMPMASTLFEELVEWLYREDRFMQGNLMIEGRRAAPELVQAPILGVIDPNCRIVPPRAVLPFLQAARSRDTAVIRYGGDVGVSLQHVGMLVGRDAHRILWPEIMRWLHSRAG, from the coding sequence ATGAGCGAGCACGGAAGCAGCGATTCAGCAATACGTCCGGGACTCGGGATTAATCTGGAACCTTCATTTTTCGAACCGATGGACCGGTTCCGCCGCGAACTCGGCGTGTGGCTGGACCGAGCCGGCTTGGGGCCGGAGGAGAGCCCATTTCGGACCGTGCTGTCCGAACCCGGCCTCACACTTCGAAACTATGATCCAGAGCCGAGGGCAGGGCCGGTCCTGTTGATCGTGCCGGCGCCCATCAAGCGCGCCTACATCTGGGACCTTTTGCCCCAAGCCAGCGTGGTCCGGCGCGGACTGGAGAACGGGCTGTCGGTTTATCTCGCCTACTGGGAGCATCCCGGCCGTGACGGACTAGCCTTCGGTCTCGGCGATTATGCCGAGAGGTTCATGCTGGACTGCGTCAGCGCGATCGAAAAGGAAAAAGGGAACGGGTCGGTTTTTCTAGCCGGACACTCCCTCGGTGGAACTCTGGCCGCTCTTTTTGCGGCGCTGCATCCGGAGTGTGTGCGCGGACTGATTCTTTTAGGTGCTCCGCTCCATTTCGGTCCGGATGTAGGCGCGCTGGACCGTTGGATCGCTAAGGCTCCGCCAGCGCAATACCTGACCGCCGTCATGACGCCAGTGGCAGGTTCGCTGCTCAGCGGTTGGTCGTTGGCCGCGGATCCCTTGACATTCGGTTGGCGGCGCGTGTGGGACGGGATCCGAAGTCTCGCGGACCCGAGCGCGCAGCGCACTTACCTCGCCGTCGAGCGGTGGGCGTGCGAAGAGATGCCCATGGCATCGACGCTTTTCGAGGAACTCGTGGAGTGGCTGTATCGCGAGGATAGATTCATGCAGGGGAATCTCATGATCGAAGGCCGCCGTGCCGCCCCGGAGCTAGTCCAGGCTCCGATCCTCGGCGTTATCGATCCGAACTGCCGCATCGTCCCGCCGCGAGCGGTACTGCCGTTTCTACAAGCGGCAAGGAGCCGCGATACCGCGGTGATTCGGTACGGCGGAGACGTCGGTGTGTCGCTTCAGCATGTCGGTATGCTGGTTGGTCGGGACGCCCATCGTATCCTGTGGCCGGAAATCATGCGCTGGCTGCACTCCCGTGCGGGCTGA
- a CDS encoding Rieske 2Fe-2S domain-containing protein — translation MNQLEKPRTAVDLRKVRINPNFWYPLAWSHEIGRGKVRGAVFAGEPIAIVRTQSGKVFALEDRCAHRQFPLSLGVVCGEHLQCGYHAWRYDEHGQITSIPYAGRDTALPPGVRFYPCREAYGTIFVFPGDPNLAERVPLPDLSLRDSPDYKPMYFSRQVNCHYSFMHENLMDMNHQFLHRRLMGRVKPELLNTSTGDGWVEAKYHFHHLGGRRHFGSDLLSIGGDSSEKTYDIMTIRTEYPYQTLTIAGADSDSPSVRLWSVYVPKDHAQRTNQSVGILMVRKPRIPGLIYLLWPLLRHFTESVFAEDRMAVEAEQRAYDELGGDRNYEVYPVTLAVRELLATRGLAPKPGSEV, via the coding sequence ATGAATCAGCTCGAAAAACCCCGAACTGCGGTGGATTTGCGCAAGGTGAGAATCAATCCCAATTTCTGGTACCCGCTGGCCTGGTCTCACGAGATCGGAAGAGGCAAGGTGCGTGGGGCGGTGTTTGCCGGCGAGCCGATTGCCATTGTCAGGACCCAGTCGGGCAAGGTATTTGCGCTGGAGGACCGTTGCGCCCACCGCCAATTTCCCTTGAGCCTCGGGGTTGTCTGCGGGGAACACCTTCAATGCGGATATCATGCCTGGCGCTACGACGAGCACGGCCAAATCACTTCGATTCCCTACGCCGGACGCGACACCGCTTTGCCGCCCGGCGTGCGTTTCTACCCGTGCCGCGAAGCCTATGGAACCATCTTCGTGTTTCCAGGCGACCCGAATCTCGCGGAACGGGTTCCGTTACCCGATCTTTCGCTACGCGACTCCCCCGACTACAAGCCCATGTATTTTTCCCGCCAGGTCAACTGCCATTATTCGTTCATGCACGAGAACCTGATGGACATGAACCATCAATTTCTGCATAGACGGCTGATGGGCAGAGTCAAGCCGGAGTTGCTCAATACTTCGACGGGAGACGGCTGGGTCGAAGCGAAGTACCACTTTCATCATCTGGGCGGGCGACGGCACTTTGGCTCCGATCTGCTCTCGATCGGAGGCGATTCGTCGGAGAAAACCTACGACATCATGACCATTCGCACCGAATACCCTTATCAGACGCTGACGATCGCTGGCGCCGATTCCGACTCACCGAGCGTCCGTCTGTGGTCGGTTTACGTTCCGAAAGACCACGCCCAAAGAACCAATCAGAGCGTCGGCATTCTAATGGTCCGGAAGCCCCGGATCCCCGGCCTGATTTATCTTTTGTGGCCGTTGCTTCGACATTTCACGGAATCGGTGTTCGCCGAAGACCGCATGGCGGTGGAAGCGGAGCAACGGGCTTATGACGAACTAGGAGGCGATCGAAATTATGAGGTCTATCCGGTCACGCTCGCTGTCCGGGAGTTGCTCGCGACCCGAGGACTCGCCCCGAAACCGGGTAGTGAGGTGTGA